The following are encoded in a window of Saccharothrix longispora genomic DNA:
- a CDS encoding helix-turn-helix transcriptional regulator, whose product MDKHELASFLRRCRERLSPATVGLPVAGPRRTPGLRREEVAGLAHISTQYYTRLEQARGPRPSRHVLAALGRALRLTDAERAHLHALVGEAVAPPAGPPTEVPDRVLDLIERLPDTAAIVLDAKYDVLAWNPLAAALLEDFSALSPRDRNMIRRFFLRPDDPRRHYGLSHGDAFARFAAGHLRAAATRYPHDRATQALVAELLRHSREFAELWPTHDVTDSRHLVKSIDHEVVGRVEVTCDVLEVPERDQHLVLFTAAPGTPARDALRLLGVVGTQRMTTEDEPGRVSPP is encoded by the coding sequence ATGGACAAGCACGAACTGGCCTCGTTCCTGCGCCGGTGCCGGGAGCGGTTGTCCCCCGCCACGGTCGGCCTGCCGGTGGCCGGACCGCGCCGCACGCCCGGCCTGCGCCGGGAGGAGGTCGCCGGGCTCGCGCACATCTCCACGCAGTACTACACGCGCCTGGAGCAGGCCCGGGGCCCCCGGCCGTCGCGGCACGTGCTGGCCGCACTGGGGCGCGCGCTGCGGTTGACCGACGCCGAGCGCGCCCACCTGCACGCCCTGGTCGGCGAGGCGGTCGCCCCGCCGGCCGGGCCGCCCACCGAGGTGCCGGACCGCGTCCTGGACCTGATCGAGCGCCTGCCGGACACGGCCGCGATCGTGCTCGACGCCAAGTACGACGTGCTGGCCTGGAACCCGCTGGCCGCGGCCCTGCTGGAGGACTTCTCGGCGCTGTCGCCGCGCGACCGCAACATGATCCGGCGCTTCTTCCTGCGCCCCGACGACCCGCGCCGCCACTACGGCCTGTCGCACGGCGACGCGTTCGCCCGGTTCGCCGCCGGGCACCTGCGCGCCGCCGCGACCCGCTACCCGCACGACCGGGCGACGCAGGCGCTGGTCGCCGAGCTGCTGCGGCACAGCCGCGAGTTCGCGGAGCTGTGGCCGACGCACGACGTCACCGACTCCCGGCACCTGGTCAAGTCGATCGACCACGAGGTGGTGGGGCGGGTGGAGGTGACGTGCGACGTGCTGGAGGTGCCCGAGCGCGACCAGCACCTCGTGCTGTTCACCGCCGCGCCCGGGACGCCCGCGCGGGACGCGCTGCGGCTGCTGGGCGTCGTCGGCACCCAGCGGATGACGACGGAGGACGAGCCGGGACGGGTCAGTCCGCCGTGA
- a CDS encoding SDR family NAD(P)-dependent oxidoreductase — protein MTNGLLNGKIALVTGASRGIGAAAARLFAREGATVVLAARTGADLELLTEEIGGDASYAVADFGDVADIRRVVDTVVERHGRLDVAFNNAGVNVPPHPVVDFPEDDFDLVTRVNHKGVFYAVAAEVKAMLATAGAGAIVNTSSVGSLIGNPALPAYGAAKRAVNSVTESAAVTYGPVGVRVNAIAPGLTLTAMVEDWERADPGVVERLTAGIPLGRAASPEEVAETAAWLLSDRASYVNGVVLPVTGGAGV, from the coding sequence ATGACCAACGGACTCCTGAACGGCAAGATCGCCCTCGTCACCGGTGCGAGCCGGGGCATCGGCGCCGCGGCCGCCCGCCTGTTCGCCCGGGAGGGCGCCACCGTCGTGCTGGCCGCGCGCACCGGGGCGGACCTGGAGCTCCTCACGGAGGAGATCGGCGGCGACGCCTCGTACGCGGTCGCCGACTTCGGCGACGTGGCGGACATCCGCCGCGTCGTCGACACCGTCGTGGAGCGCCACGGCCGGCTCGACGTCGCCTTCAACAACGCGGGCGTCAACGTCCCGCCGCACCCGGTCGTCGACTTCCCCGAGGACGACTTCGACCTGGTGACCCGCGTCAACCACAAGGGCGTGTTCTACGCCGTCGCCGCCGAGGTGAAGGCCATGCTGGCCACGGCGGGCGCGGGCGCCATCGTCAACACCAGCAGCGTCGGCAGCCTGATCGGCAACCCCGCGCTCCCGGCGTACGGCGCGGCCAAGCGCGCCGTCAACAGCGTCACCGAGAGCGCGGCGGTGACCTACGGCCCGGTGGGCGTGCGCGTCAACGCCATCGCGCCCGGCCTCACCCTCACCGCCATGGTGGAGGACTGGGAGCGGGCCGACCCCGGCGTGGTGGAGCGCCTGACCGCCGGCATCCCGCTGGGGCGGGCGGCGAGCCCGGAGGAGGTCGCGGAGACGGCGGCGTGGCTGCTCAGCGACCGGGCCTCGTACGTGAACGGTGTCGTGCTGCCGGTCACCGGCGGCGCGGGCGTCTGA
- a CDS encoding extensin family protein, producing MITFQNIDGTPVYYWRSNRGNTTTRNWQVTQAFYDSLVLWVRDLRSLSSAYGGISYLVSAGFYVNKPGEHGTGTAMDLDHVRWSGGQTISPLDRHHASGTVATRRRYLAVDAVCRRRFRFVLDGWYNAAHEDHIHSDFGGLPVRCVTGSESDTKFVQALCNNFMSSGLAVDGIWGPLTTSAFNTAKSRLGVTGDPHTSSASWQSFLSAAARKGFANQAF from the coding sequence ATGATCACGTTCCAGAACATCGACGGCACGCCGGTCTACTACTGGCGGTCCAACCGCGGCAACACGACCACCCGCAACTGGCAGGTGACCCAGGCGTTCTACGACAGCCTGGTGCTGTGGGTCAGGGACCTGCGGTCGCTGTCGTCGGCGTACGGGGGCATCAGCTACCTGGTGTCGGCGGGGTTCTACGTGAACAAGCCGGGCGAGCACGGCACGGGCACCGCGATGGACCTCGACCACGTGCGGTGGAGCGGCGGGCAGACGATCTCGCCGCTGGACCGGCACCACGCGTCGGGCACGGTCGCGACGCGCCGCCGGTACCTGGCGGTGGACGCGGTGTGCCGGCGGCGGTTCCGGTTCGTGCTCGACGGCTGGTACAACGCCGCGCACGAGGACCACATCCACTCGGACTTCGGCGGCCTGCCCGTGCGGTGCGTGACGGGTTCGGAGAGCGACACGAAGTTCGTCCAGGCGCTGTGCAACAACTTCATGTCGTCCGGTCTGGCGGTGGACGGCATCTGGGGTCCGCTGACGACGAGCGCGTTCAACACCGCGAAGTCGCGGCTGGGCGTGACGGGCGACCCCCACACGAGCAGCGCGTCGTGGCAGTCGTTCCTGTCCGCGGCGGCCCGCAAGGGGTTCGCGAACCAGGCCTTCTAG
- a CDS encoding sensor histidine kinase, with protein sequence MHDLLRSLWDEPRPPHPTSRARWDLVLVGALAVAAVLEGVLRADLAFPVVSVVVAVGLLPTLPLRRTRPLRAVAIAFGVCAVTPVATGVEPELNTMVYLLLLPFALYRWGSGREAALGSLVVLAKLGSSLALGTVGLGDTLGGAVVVCTACALGAALRYRVRARTRELDQVKLLERERLARDLHDTVAHHVSAMAIRAQAGLATAAANPAAAVDALRVIESEASRALAEMRAMVRVLRHDERVDLAPTPRVADLGQLATRPHLGPEVDVEVVGDVDDLPPSVGTAVYRLAQESVTNALRHARHATRIAVRVVADDRSVHLRVSDDGESPARPAAGRGHGLVGMAERAGLLGGTCEAGPDPHRGWTVTAVLPRTGASA encoded by the coding sequence GTGCACGACCTCTTGCGCTCCCTGTGGGACGAGCCGCGACCGCCGCACCCGACGTCGCGGGCCCGGTGGGACCTGGTCCTGGTCGGCGCGCTCGCGGTGGCCGCCGTGCTGGAGGGCGTGCTGCGGGCGGACCTGGCGTTCCCGGTCGTCTCGGTGGTGGTCGCCGTCGGGTTGCTGCCCACGCTGCCGCTGCGGCGGACCAGGCCGCTGCGCGCGGTCGCGATCGCCTTCGGCGTCTGCGCGGTGACCCCGGTGGCGACCGGCGTCGAACCCGAGCTGAACACCATGGTCTACCTGCTGCTCCTGCCGTTCGCGCTGTACCGCTGGGGATCGGGCCGCGAGGCCGCGCTCGGGTCGCTGGTCGTGCTGGCCAAGCTCGGCTCCTCGCTCGCGCTCGGCACCGTCGGCCTCGGCGACACGCTCGGCGGCGCGGTCGTCGTGTGCACCGCCTGCGCCCTCGGCGCGGCGCTGCGGTACCGGGTCAGGGCGCGCACGCGCGAACTGGACCAGGTCAAGCTGCTCGAACGGGAACGGCTGGCCCGCGACCTGCACGACACCGTGGCCCACCACGTCTCGGCGATGGCCATCCGCGCCCAGGCCGGGCTCGCCACCGCCGCCGCGAACCCGGCGGCCGCGGTCGACGCGCTCCGCGTGATCGAGTCCGAGGCGTCGCGGGCGCTCGCCGAGATGCGCGCCATGGTCCGCGTGCTGCGGCACGACGAGCGGGTCGACCTCGCCCCGACCCCGCGCGTCGCCGACCTCGGGCAGCTCGCCACGCGCCCGCACCTCGGCCCCGAGGTCGACGTGGAGGTCGTCGGCGACGTCGACGACCTGCCGCCGTCGGTGGGCACCGCCGTCTACCGGCTCGCCCAGGAGTCCGTCACCAACGCCCTGCGGCACGCCCGGCACGCCACCCGGATCGCGGTCCGGGTGGTCGCCGACGACCGCTCGGTGCACCTGCGGGTCAGCGACGACGGCGAGAGCCCCGCCCGCCCGGCAGCCGGACGGGGGCACGGGCTGGTCGGCATGGCCGAGCGCGCGGGCCTGCTCGGCGGCACCTGCGAGGCGGGCCCGGACCCCCACCGCGGGTGGACGGTCACCGCAGTGCTGCCGCGCACCGGGGCGAGCGCGTGA
- a CDS encoding response regulator transcription factor, protein MSVRVVVADDQEIVRTGLTMILDAQPGIEVVGQAADGRHAVELARRLRPDVCLFDIRMPLLDGIEATRALAEPDVADPLAVVVITTFDLDEYVYAALRAGARGFLLKDAGPVLLAQAVHAAANGDALIAPSVTARLLAAFAGAGPAATPVQPVEPLTEREEQVLAAVAAGRTNSEVAQQLHITLSTVKTHVTSLMNKLGARNRVEIAIWAHETDRVRRGTHR, encoded by the coding sequence GTGAGCGTCCGCGTCGTCGTCGCCGACGACCAGGAGATCGTCCGCACCGGCCTCACCATGATCCTCGACGCCCAGCCGGGCATCGAGGTGGTGGGCCAGGCGGCCGACGGCCGGCACGCGGTCGAGCTGGCCCGGCGGCTGCGCCCCGACGTGTGCCTGTTCGACATCCGGATGCCGCTGCTCGACGGGATCGAGGCCACCCGCGCGCTCGCCGAGCCGGACGTGGCCGACCCGCTCGCCGTCGTCGTGATCACCACCTTCGACCTCGACGAGTACGTCTACGCGGCGCTGCGCGCCGGGGCGCGGGGCTTCCTGCTCAAGGACGCCGGACCCGTGCTGCTCGCCCAGGCCGTGCACGCCGCCGCGAACGGCGACGCGCTGATCGCCCCGAGCGTCACCGCGCGGCTGCTCGCGGCGTTCGCCGGCGCCGGACCGGCGGCCACCCCCGTGCAGCCCGTCGAGCCGCTCACCGAGCGGGAGGAGCAGGTCCTCGCCGCCGTGGCCGCCGGCCGCACGAACAGCGAGGTCGCCCAGCAGCTCCACATCACGCTCAGCACGGTCAAGACCCACGTCACGAGCCTGATGAACAAGCTCGGCGCGCGGAACCGCGTCGAGATCGCCATCTGGGCGCACGAGACCGACCGCGTCCGGCGCGGCACCCACCGGTAG
- a CDS encoding DUF2306 domain-containing protein encodes MTTTAPRRATRPGRGRLVPAGLLALGAVPVIAGAFRLGDPGGGGAPLVAHVIGAGGYAVLGAFQFAPRFRARRRRWHRVAGRLVVLCGLAAALSGLWLTLFPFRQADAALLLTGTRLVFGALWALFLVLGVTAARRRDVVGHRAWMTRAYAVGLAAGTQVFTLGLGTVVLGDPDRTAEALLMLAGWLVNLAVAERAVRRSRTTPDPVEAR; translated from the coding sequence ATGACGACAACAGCGCCCCGACGCGCCACCCGACCCGGTCGGGGCCGGCTCGTCCCGGCCGGGCTGCTCGCGCTCGGTGCCGTCCCGGTCATCGCCGGGGCCTTCCGGCTGGGCGACCCCGGTGGTGGTGGCGCACCCCTGGTGGCGCACGTCATCGGGGCCGGTGGCTACGCCGTCCTGGGCGCCTTCCAGTTCGCGCCCCGGTTCCGCGCCCGGCGGCGGCGGTGGCACCGCGTGGCCGGGCGGCTGGTGGTCCTCTGCGGTCTCGCCGCGGCGCTGTCCGGGCTGTGGCTGACCCTGTTCCCCTTCCGGCAGGCCGACGCGGCCCTCCTCCTCACGGGCACCCGGCTCGTGTTCGGCGCGCTCTGGGCGCTGTTCCTGGTCCTCGGTGTCACCGCGGCCCGGCGGCGCGACGTCGTCGGGCACCGCGCCTGGATGACCCGCGCGTACGCGGTCGGCCTGGCCGCCGGCACCCAGGTGTTCACCCTCGGCCTCGGGACGGTGGTCCTCGGCGACCCCGACCGGACGGCCGAGGCCCTGCTGATGCTCGCCGGCTGGCTGGTCAACCTGGCCGTGGCCGAACGGGCCGTGCGCCGCTCCCGCACCACCCCCGACCCAGTGGAGGCACGATGA
- a CDS encoding NAD(P)-dependent alcohol dehydrogenase gives MKAISQDRYGSPDVLRLVEVDRPTPAAGEVLVRVRAAAVNARDWHVMRGDPYLARLMPGVMGLTRPKAAIRGTDFAGEVAAVGAGVTRFRPGDEVYGEVDGAFAEYVCAPDGVVDAKPANLTFEQAAALPLAANTALVGLRDLGRVRPGQRLLVNGASGGVGTFAVQLGRHLGAEVTAVCSARNAELVASLGADHVIDYARDDFTRDEGRHDVVLDLVGNHPLAALRRALKPGGTLLLSGGGVSTGGSVFGPMGLIARAALAGPLIRRHRVLVLEARPGRENLAALRRLAESGALVPVLDRTYPLDRVPDAIRYVEDEHARAKVVIAV, from the coding sequence ATGAAGGCCATCAGCCAGGACCGGTACGGCTCACCCGACGTGCTGCGGCTCGTCGAGGTCGACCGGCCGACGCCCGCGGCGGGGGAGGTGCTCGTCCGGGTGCGCGCGGCGGCGGTGAACGCCCGCGACTGGCACGTCATGCGCGGCGACCCGTACCTGGCGCGCCTCATGCCGGGCGTCATGGGGCTCACCCGTCCGAAGGCGGCGATCAGGGGCACCGACTTCGCGGGCGAGGTGGCGGCGGTCGGCGCCGGCGTGACCCGGTTCCGGCCGGGGGACGAGGTGTACGGCGAGGTGGACGGCGCGTTCGCCGAGTACGTGTGCGCACCCGACGGCGTGGTGGACGCCAAGCCCGCCAACCTGACCTTCGAGCAGGCCGCCGCGCTGCCCCTGGCCGCCAACACCGCGCTCGTCGGCCTGCGCGACCTGGGGCGGGTGCGGCCGGGGCAGCGCCTCCTGGTCAACGGCGCGTCCGGTGGCGTCGGCACGTTCGCCGTGCAGCTCGGCAGGCACCTCGGCGCCGAGGTGACCGCCGTGTGCAGCGCCCGGAACGCGGAACTGGTCGCCTCGCTCGGCGCGGACCACGTCATCGACTACGCCCGGGACGACTTCACCCGCGACGAGGGGCGCCACGACGTCGTGCTCGACCTGGTGGGCAACCACCCGCTGGCCGCCCTCCGGCGCGCGCTCAAGCCCGGCGGGACCCTCCTGCTCTCCGGGGGAGGGGTCTCCACCGGAGGCAGCGTCTTCGGGCCGATGGGGCTCATCGCGCGGGCGGCGCTCGCGGGTCCGCTCATCCGCCGGCACCGCGTGCTCGTCCTGGAGGCGCGGCCCGGCCGGGAGAACCTGGCGGCGCTGCGGCGGCTCGCCGAGTCCGGGGCGCTCGTGCCGGTCCTCGACCGGACCTACCCGCTCGACCGGGTGCCCGACGCCATCCGGTACGTCGAGGACGAGCACGCCCGCGCCAAGGTCGTCATCGCGGTGTGA
- the glyA gene encoding serine hydroxymethyltransferase, whose amino-acid sequence MHEPAIPSLTGADPEVARLVQAEARRQFEKVRLIASENYVSTAVLEATGSVLTNKYSEGYAGRRYYEGQQVVDPVEELAVSRAKALFGADHANVQPYSGSPANLAVYLAFLEPGDTVMGMALPAGGHLTHGWGVSATGKWFRSAQYGVRKETGTVDLDDVRDLALAERPKVIFCGGTAIPRTIDFAGFAEIAREVGAVLVADIAHIAGLVAGGAHPSPVGHAHVVTTTTHKTLRGPRGAMILTDAEHAKPIDKAVFPGLQGGPHNHTTAAIAVALGEALDPSFGLYAHAVVQNARALAAALLDRGFDLVSGGTDNHLVLLDLTNRAVGGKPAAKALDRAGIEANYNTVPFDPRKPFDPSGVRLGTAAVTTRGLTADHMPQVAEWIDRAIRATDDRELDRIAAEVADLMSGYPMPGWA is encoded by the coding sequence GTGCACGAACCCGCCATCCCGTCCTTGACCGGAGCCGACCCCGAGGTCGCCCGCCTGGTGCAGGCCGAGGCCCGTCGCCAGTTCGAGAAGGTCCGCCTCATCGCCTCGGAGAACTACGTCTCCACCGCGGTACTGGAGGCGACCGGCTCGGTGCTCACCAACAAGTACTCCGAGGGCTACGCCGGCCGCCGCTACTACGAGGGCCAGCAGGTCGTCGACCCGGTCGAGGAGCTGGCCGTCAGCCGGGCCAAGGCCCTGTTCGGCGCCGACCACGCCAACGTGCAGCCGTACTCCGGCTCGCCCGCCAACCTGGCCGTCTACCTGGCCTTCCTGGAGCCCGGCGACACGGTCATGGGCATGGCGCTGCCCGCCGGGGGACACCTGACCCACGGGTGGGGCGTCTCGGCCACCGGCAAGTGGTTCCGCAGCGCCCAGTACGGCGTCCGCAAGGAGACCGGCACCGTCGACCTCGACGACGTCCGCGACCTGGCCCTCGCCGAACGCCCGAAGGTGATCTTCTGCGGCGGCACGGCGATCCCGCGCACCATCGACTTCGCCGGGTTCGCCGAGATCGCCCGCGAAGTCGGCGCGGTCCTCGTCGCCGACATCGCGCACATCGCGGGCCTGGTCGCGGGCGGCGCGCACCCGTCGCCCGTCGGGCACGCCCACGTCGTCACCACGACCACCCACAAGACGCTGCGCGGCCCGCGCGGCGCGATGATCCTCACCGACGCCGAGCACGCGAAGCCGATCGACAAGGCCGTCTTCCCGGGGCTCCAGGGCGGTCCGCACAACCACACCACCGCCGCCATCGCGGTCGCGCTCGGCGAGGCCCTCGACCCGTCCTTCGGCCTCTACGCCCACGCCGTCGTGCAGAACGCCCGCGCCCTGGCCGCCGCCCTGCTCGACCGCGGCTTCGACCTGGTCTCCGGCGGCACCGACAACCACCTCGTCCTGCTCGACCTGACCAACCGGGCCGTCGGCGGCAAGCCCGCCGCGAAAGCCCTCGACCGCGCGGGCATCGAGGCGAACTACAACACCGTCCCGTTCGACCCGCGCAAGCCGTTCGACCCGTCCGGCGTCCGCCTCGGCACGGCCGCCGTCACCACCCGCGGCCTCACCGCCGACCACATGCCGCAGGTCGCGGAGTGGATCGACCGCGCGATCAGGGCGACCGACGACCGCGAGCTCGACCGGATCGCCGCCGAGGTCGCCGACCTCATGTCCGGCTACCCCATGCCCGGCTGGGCGTAG
- a CDS encoding Clp protease N-terminal domain-containing protein yields the protein MGWYTEAARQVSVLALSEARALGHATIGTGHLLLGLLGEGGAAATVLVSSGVTPHGCRPHVREVERGGVPFPGHLPFTPGAKRALAAAVREALALGHRNVGTGHLLLGLLTEVDGVAVDVLARCGATPEDVRDRAFAELAGISLAGFPPSPRTARLYLSHRPRDLHLAGRIADRLDDMGCAVVPDAASCDVLLAVVGPGWTVPDEPVRDELEAARTRLVPVIAVLVDGVELPADQLPGTGCVAVRHETFRDDVARLADAVRYAQPGMG from the coding sequence ATGGGCTGGTACACCGAGGCGGCGCGGCAGGTGTCCGTGCTGGCGCTGAGCGAGGCGAGGGCGCTCGGCCACGCCACCATCGGCACCGGGCACCTGCTGCTGGGCCTGCTCGGCGAGGGCGGTGCGGCGGCGACCGTGCTCGTGTCGTCGGGGGTGACGCCGCACGGGTGCCGGCCCCACGTGCGGGAGGTCGAGCGGGGCGGCGTGCCGTTCCCGGGGCACCTGCCGTTCACGCCGGGCGCGAAGCGGGCGCTGGCGGCGGCCGTGCGGGAGGCGTTGGCACTGGGGCACCGGAACGTCGGCACCGGGCACCTGCTGCTGGGCCTGCTGACCGAGGTCGACGGGGTGGCGGTGGACGTGCTGGCGCGGTGCGGCGCGACGCCCGAGGACGTGCGGGACCGTGCGTTCGCGGAGCTGGCGGGCATCTCGCTCGCGGGCTTCCCGCCGTCGCCGCGCACCGCCCGGCTGTACCTGAGCCACCGGCCGCGCGACCTGCACCTGGCGGGGCGGATCGCGGACCGGCTCGACGACATGGGGTGCGCCGTCGTGCCCGACGCGGCGTCGTGCGACGTGCTGCTCGCCGTCGTCGGGCCGGGGTGGACCGTGCCGGACGAGCCGGTGCGCGACGAGCTGGAAGCGGCCCGGACGCGGTTGGTCCCGGTGATCGCGGTGCTGGTCGACGGGGTGGAGCTGCCCGCCGACCAGCTGCCGGGCACCGGGTGCGTCGCCGTGCGGCACGAGACGTTCCGCGACGACGTGGCCCGGTTGGCCGACGCCGTCCGCTACGCCCAGCCGGGCATGGGGTAG
- the pip gene encoding prolyl aminopeptidase: MLYPEIEPHDHGMLDVGDGHHVYWEVCGNPDGKPVVCLHGGPGSGCSPRTRRYFDPTAYRIVLLDQRGCGRSTPHAGQPEVDLSTNTTDHLVADLELLREHLGIERWQLFGASWGSVLSLVYAERHPHRVTELVQAGIATGMREETDLLTKGLAPMFPEAWERFRAFAPEGDDLPAAYLAKLLDPDPAVHDRAAEEWCRWEDALAGQGDRFDPPEYRLAFARLVTHYWAHGSWLREGVVIEEAWKLAGIPGVIVQGVLDLGNLIGTPWRLAHAWPDAELIMIPGADHAGTDDLAAARVAATDRFR; encoded by the coding sequence GTGCTGTACCCGGAGATCGAACCGCACGACCACGGGATGCTCGACGTAGGCGACGGGCACCACGTCTACTGGGAGGTGTGCGGCAACCCGGACGGCAAACCGGTGGTCTGCCTGCACGGCGGGCCGGGGTCCGGGTGCTCGCCGCGCACCCGCCGCTACTTCGACCCCACCGCCTACCGGATCGTGCTGCTCGACCAGCGCGGGTGCGGGCGCAGCACGCCGCACGCCGGGCAGCCCGAGGTGGACCTGTCGACCAACACCACCGACCACCTGGTCGCCGACCTGGAGTTGCTGCGCGAGCACCTGGGCATCGAGCGGTGGCAGCTGTTCGGCGCGTCCTGGGGCTCGGTGCTCAGCCTGGTGTACGCCGAGCGCCACCCCCACCGGGTGACCGAACTGGTGCAGGCGGGCATCGCCACCGGCATGCGGGAGGAGACGGACCTGCTGACCAAGGGCCTCGCGCCGATGTTCCCCGAGGCGTGGGAGAGGTTCCGCGCGTTCGCCCCCGAGGGCGACGACCTGCCCGCCGCCTACCTCGCGAAGCTGCTCGACCCCGACCCGGCCGTGCACGACCGGGCGGCCGAGGAGTGGTGCCGGTGGGAGGACGCCCTCGCCGGGCAGGGCGACCGCTTCGACCCCCCGGAGTACCGGCTGGCGTTCGCACGCCTGGTCACGCACTACTGGGCGCACGGTTCGTGGCTGCGCGAGGGCGTCGTCATCGAGGAGGCGTGGAAGCTCGCGGGCATCCCGGGCGTGATCGTTCAAGGCGTGCTCGACCTGGGCAACCTCATCGGCACGCCGTGGCGGCTGGCGCACGCCTGGCCGGACGCCGAGCTGATCATGATCCCCGGTGCCGACCACGCCGGCACCGACGACCTGGCCGCCGCCCGGGTCGCGGCGACCGACCGGTTCCGGTAA
- a CDS encoding glycoside hydrolase family 13 translates to MLRNARLFGPKRRVTFSLPLDQPEGPVSVVGSFNDWTPGVHELQPRRDGTRTVSVILPPGTHRFRYLGPDGHWFDDTDAHQVDHDGGVIRIDVVR, encoded by the coding sequence ATGCTCCGCAACGCGCGCCTCTTCGGCCCGAAGCGCCGCGTGACCTTCTCGCTGCCGCTCGACCAGCCCGAAGGCCCGGTCAGCGTGGTGGGATCGTTCAACGACTGGACGCCGGGCGTGCACGAGCTCCAGCCGCGCCGCGACGGCACCCGCACGGTGTCCGTCATCCTGCCCCCCGGCACGCACCGGTTCCGCTACCTCGGCCCCGACGGCCACTGGTTCGACGACACCGACGCGCACCAGGTGGACCACGACGGCGGTGTGATCAGGATCGACGTCGTGCGCTGA
- a CDS encoding TetR/AcrR family transcriptional regulator, giving the protein MTAQAEGLRDRKKRLTRDALSRAAVDLVVRHGLDHVTVEDISAAADVSPRTFFNYFATKEEAVVGPDPEAGPRIRARVLAQPVELSPAAAVREALLAEIAAELAVDRGFWLRRMRVVQQHPVLLAKVLAGGEAFEREVVAAVAERTGLPENGTYPLLLGAATGAAFRVAVARWSCFDEPTPLHEVFAEAMDLLAAGLADPPQS; this is encoded by the coding sequence GTGACCGCCCAGGCCGAAGGGCTCCGCGACCGCAAGAAGCGGCTGACCAGGGACGCGCTCAGCCGCGCCGCCGTCGACCTCGTCGTCCGGCACGGCCTCGACCACGTCACGGTCGAGGACATCAGCGCCGCCGCGGACGTGTCACCGCGCACCTTCTTCAACTACTTCGCCACCAAGGAAGAAGCCGTCGTCGGTCCGGACCCCGAGGCGGGGCCGCGCATCCGGGCACGGGTGCTCGCCCAGCCCGTGGAGCTGTCGCCCGCCGCGGCGGTCCGGGAGGCGCTGCTCGCCGAGATCGCCGCCGAACTGGCGGTCGACCGCGGGTTCTGGTTGCGGAGGATGCGCGTCGTGCAGCAGCACCCGGTGCTGCTGGCCAAGGTGCTCGCCGGCGGGGAGGCGTTCGAGCGCGAGGTCGTCGCGGCCGTCGCCGAACGCACGGGCCTGCCCGAGAACGGCACGTACCCGCTGCTGCTCGGCGCGGCGACCGGTGCGGCGTTCCGGGTGGCCGTCGCCCGCTGGTCGTGCTTCGACGAGCCGACGCCGCTGCACGAGGTCTTCGCCGAGGCGATGGACCTGCTCGCCGCGGGCCTGGCCGACCCGCCCCAGTCCTGA